In Pelmatolapia mariae isolate MD_Pm_ZW linkage group LG13, Pm_UMD_F_2, whole genome shotgun sequence, a genomic segment contains:
- the fam83ha gene encoding protein FAM83H isoform X1, producing the protein MARRSQCSSAGDNPLDPNYLPPHYREEYRLAIDALVEGDLEGYYEFLQKADVVDFLSTPEIQHILGSVQGPQLIGHPEQLFLESGGDGSSDTYWPIHSDQDVPDLDLGWPHLQLFSVPTEVTTLVNPPEPDMPSIKEQARRLIKNAQQVIAIAMDMFTDVDIFADVLNAAMRNVAVYILLDELNAHHFVSMVSNCRVNLQSIQFLRVRTVSGSSYKCRSGKSFKGQMMDRFLLTDCRAVLSGNYSFMWSFEKLHRCMAHLFFGQLVTTFDEEFRILYAHSQPLIVEDVAPPVKDINPLQKREYASDRLSLYREPMRTLPAADSSQPDEWARQSCDERMDDDWRRMPFKTKEPLRGPADLYNRFPSQQPHMDPSFDQGHVRIPPMENRPFKHPGFAEGVQGRYPYPFLQPQGMPEPESQGRHFYRGQQPYLGPAPGPEADYSYDKFWSQGYLSRDQYSESALPQEMQPPDFDPVFNYLSSTKDYDQSSEKMLPAADFSSSQPRRLSLGHPYTCQTSPTPSSHADQRPFLQESNSDRKDPMVKKGLRNWRINSYLSAYDNSGDEGLPVEPPQAPDPFEEPRNTMQKTAPGVDLSVPKIPNVREFKVPVISRVSQIPNYAKTTAREQPKVLTDEPPAVAEETKTTPSTSESQTTNEGEKRTEEAEQNEPKTSVLLRSDSFRRKLNASGMNRCSRLRSSLIFSSLDQPAPQDSQTTPPEQKDGDTEDSDKTESEKIKLPFVSQVLGQRRTAAREPYEWTRYLKTSTETSKPDKESTKGDDKNSSKQEDSKDVSEKHEETESAKVPHVEQPNLSPSMPRSKLSEAELPKTNQPVQPPKPLATLLPYADMNDPDVRLMFFKELAAKRKAEAAAKAAKGKGKDPVKPETELKVNSGVKKEGPEPREPSEDMASKTEGEKSATADGQSSQSASVSLEASENINQQDSQIENHSNTSQSSKEQNKVAEDLGTTKLDNSQSADLLPASSELPLNKSPQEPMLSDPADDKSSPSHPPTNPAPTNASSLTQSTDKKESPSPDSTSKESKSVCANSDDGLSALASHTQNPELTQLSTSISPPAVTSTVDASDPSMQRSSSENNLLDSGSQKSPVSLSSSTPSLSTTEENRLSEDSSSHPASGILASNDDKTEAHDSMSSSPKGLAEDSKSKDMSNQTPLDSSSKLPSSQTPSATDSVHMESGVSPEVFVSGAEPSSSSLQSTTSVSGAATSTERAEKDISESEKANCKREKDHSEAEKSLTESETQVSEPEKDASETEIGMPESDKRVSELEKVVFETAISETEKAISATSDPEKGTLESEKSVSESEKDLFETSKSENDISESEKNLSQGEKCVSEPEKSEGALSETENAISEKQESVKDIFDSEKSISEPEKDISKSEIGTSESETAVLETEKAVSETSDPERDTLDSEKGVSESQKSISETSKSENDICEPETCLSQVERRVSGSENIVSEPEKSERVVSESEIGVSETEKAISEKPESEKDISESAKTVSESEEGVTETEKEVSQSEIGVSESEKAISETLKTENDISESENIVSEREKSEGAVSESEIGVSETEKAISEKTESEKDISESAKTVSESEEGVTETEKEVSESEICSVQKAVAEDSVVPKSSQHVKGDIIPSSPSPPEPGLPEIKEPTITVPTPTDTPAEHLPSEASSTVITDSTLNASQSETTASPQDAQIQATPPSDLNFTGAEAPTPAETGSRSSPLSESVELVLPPEAKKAETNMSALHTLADTNSLSNQTPSESDKAPKTPSSTNEPTSEPPVPAENSKTEPEQLDTGRRNSDHIQGTKESSAKESVGSEKTNDQIQQSNFSESAEITSKQPKSSQSRYHSSTANVLSSSNLRDDTKLLLEQISANSQSRNEATKESPVTDDEKEDKADKNAKREKERGLDKLNKGQKSPQEREKLLERIQNMRKERKVYSRFEMTT; encoded by the exons ATGGCGCGTCGCTCTCAGTGTTCCTCTGCTGGGGATAACCCCCTGGACCCCAACTACCTCCCTCCTCACTACCGGGAAGAGTACCGCTTGGCTATTGACGCTCTGGTCGAGGGGGATTTGGAGGGGTACTATGAGTTCCTCCAAAAGGCGGATGTGGTGGACTTTCTGTCCACACCTGAGATTCAGCACATTCTGGGCTCTGTTCAGGGTCCCCAGCTGATCGGACACCCTGAACAGCTTTTTCTGGAGAGCGGGGGAGATGGATCCTCAGACACTTACTGGCCAATTCACAGCGACCAGGACGTCCCAGATTTGGACCTTGGCTGGCCCCACTTACAACTCTTCAGTGTGCCCACAGAGGTTACCACTCTGGTCAACCCCCCTGAGCCAGACATGCCAAGTATCAAGGAGCAGGCCCGGCGACTCATCAAAAACGCTCAACAG GTCATTGCCATAGCGATGGATATGTTTACCGATGTTGACATTTTTGCGGATGTCCTTAACGCTGCCATGAGAAACGTTGCTGTCTACATCCTTCTAGACGAGCTGAATGCACATCACTTTGTGAGCATGGTATCCAACTGCAGAGTAAACCTGCAGAGCATTCAG TTTTTACGAGTGAGAACAGTGTCTGGCAGCTCGTATAAGTGCCGCTCAGGCAAATCCTTCAAAGGTCAGATGATGGATCGCTTCTTGTTGACTGACTGCAGGGCTGTGCTGAGTGGAAATTACAG CTTCATGTGGTCTTTTGAGAAACTACACCGCTGCATGGCACACCTGTTCTTCGGACAGCTCGTGACTACCTTTGATGAAGAGTTTCGGATCCTGTATGCTCATTCCCAGCCGCTGATTGTTGAAGATGTGGCTCCTCCAGTGAAAGACATAAATCCATTACAAAAGAGGGAATACGCCAGTGACAGGCTATCACTGTACAGGGAGCCTATGAGAACTCTGCCAGCAGCTGATTCTAGTCAACCAGATGAATGGGCCAGACAGTCCTGTGATGAGCGAATGGATGATGATTGGAGAAGGATGCCCTTTAAGACTAAGGAACCCCTGCGTGGACCTGCAGATTTGTACAATAGGTTTCCTTCCCAGCAACCACACATGGACCCATCATTTGATCAGGGACATGTCAGGATTCCACCGATGGAAAATCGACCCTTTAAACATCCTGGCTTTGCTGAAGGTGTTCAAGGAAGATATCCTTATCCATTCCTGCAACCTCAGGGAATGCCAGAACCTGAGTCCCAGGGGAGGCATTTTTACAGGGGCCAGCAACCTTATCTAGGACCAGCACCAGGACCAGAAGCAGATTACAGCTATGACAAGTTCTGGAGCCAAGGTTATCTTTCAAGAGATCAATACTCTGAATCTGCTTTACCACAAGAGATGCAACCCCCTGATTTTGACCCTGTTTTTAACTACTTGTCATCTACCAAAGACTATGATCAGAGCTCAGAGAAAATGCTGCCTGCAGCAGATTTTAGTTCGTCTCAACCTAGAAGACTGAGTTTAGGCCATCCATATACGTGCCAAACCTCTCCCACACCCTCCAGCCACGCTGATCAGAGGCCGTTTCTTCAGGAGTCTAACAGTGATCGCAAGGATCCCATGGTTAAAAAGGGGCTGCGAAACTGGAGGATTAACTCATACCTTAGTGCATATGATAATTCAGGAGATGAAGGCCTGCCAGTGGAACCACCTCAGGCCCCAGATCCTTTTGAAGAGCCCCGTAACACCATGCAGAAAACAGCACCAGGGGTTGATTTGTCAGTTCCTAAAATCCCAAATGTCAGAGAGTTCAAAGTTCCTGTTATATCCAGGGTGAGTCAGATACCAAATTATGCCAAAACAACAGCCAGAGAACAGCCTAAGGTATTGACCGATGAACCTCCTGCAGTGGCAgaagaaaccaaaacaacacCATCAACATCAGAGTCACAAACCACAAACGAGGGGGAAAAGAGGACAGAGGAGGCAGAACAAAATGAGCCAAAGACTTCTGTTCTTCTGCGGTCCGATTCTTTCCGAAGGAAACTAAATGCTAGTGGAATGAACAGGTGCTCCAGGTTAAGGTCCTCTCTGATATTCAGCTCTCTGGATCAGCCAGCTCCTCAGGATAGTCAAACTACCCCTCCTGAGCAAAAGGACGGAGACACTGAAGACAGTGACAAAACTGAATCTGAAAAGATAAAACTACCCTTTGTTTCTCAAGTTCTGGGACAAAGGAGAACTGCTGCTAGAGAACCTTACGAATGGACTCGGTACCTAAAGACATCCACAGAAACATCAAAACCAGACAAGGAAAGCACTAAAGGAGATGATAAAAATTCATCAAAGCAAGAAGATTCAAAAGACGTTTCAGAAAAGCATGAGGAAACAGAGTCAGCAAAAGTACCCCATGTAGAGCAGCCTAATCTTTCACCGTCCATGCCTCGATCCAAGCTTTCTGAAGCTGAGCTACCTAAAACCAATCAGCCGGTACAACCACCTAAACCTTTAGCCACCCTTCTACCATACGCAGATATGAATGATCCTGATGTAAGATTAATGTTTTTCAAAGAGTTGGCAGCAAAACGCAAAGCTGAAGCAGCCGCAAAAGCTGCAAAGGGCAAAGGAAAAGATCCGGTGAAACCAGAAACTGAACTAAAAGTCAACAGTGGTGTCAAAAAGGAGGGACCTGAACCAAGAGAACCCTCAGAAGACATGGCTTCCAAAACTGAGGGGGAAAAGAGTGCTACTGCAGACGGTCAGTCAAGTCAGTCAGCTAGTGTGTCTTTAGAAGCCAGTGAAAACATTAACCAGCAGGACAGTCAGATCGAAAATCACTCCAATACCTCCCAGAGctctaaagaacaaaataaagtagCAGAAGATTTAGGCACaacaaaactggacaacagTCAGTCAGCAGATCTTCTTCCTGCTTCCTCAGAGTTACCTCTGAACAAATCACCACAAGAACCCATGCTGTCAGATCCTGCTGATGACAAGAGCAGCcccagtcatccacccacaAATCCTGCTCCCACTAATGCTTCTTCACTTACACAAAGTACTGATAAAAAGGAAAGCCCAAGCCCGGATTCTACCTCAAAGGAGTCTAAATCAGTCTGTGCCAATTCTGATGATGGACTTTCTGCGCTGGCTTCTCACACTCAAAATCCTGAATTGACTCAGTTATCAACCAGCATCTCCCCTCCTGCAGTAACATCAACAGTTGACGCCTCTGACCCATCAATGCAGAGATCCTCCTCTGAGAATAATCTGCTAGATTCTGGTTCACAGAAAAGTCCAGTTTCTTTATCGTCCAGTACACCTTCTCTTTCCACCACTGAAGAGAACAGACTTTCAGAAGATTCCAGCTCACACCCTGCTTCTGGCATATTAGCTTCAAATGATGATAAAACAGAGGCACATGACTCTATGAGCTCCTCGCCAAAAGGATTAGCAGAAGATTCTAAGTCTAAAGATATGAGTAACCAAACTCCTCTAGATTCCTCTTCCAAGTTGCCGTCATCCCAGACTCCTTCAGCAACTGACTCTGTACATATGGAATCTGGTGTTTCTCCTGAGGTGTTTGTTAGTGGTGCTGAGCCAAGCTCATCCTCGTTACAGTCCACCACAAGCGTTTCTGGTGCTGCAACTTCCACAGAAAGGGCAGAAAAAGATATTTCTGAATCAGAGAAAGCCAAttgtaaaagagaaaaagatcaTTCTGAAGCAGAGAAGAGCTTGACTGAATCAGAAACACAGGTTTCTGAACCAGAAAAAGATGCCTCTGAAACAGAAATAGGCATGCCTGAATCAGACAAACGTGTATCTGAATTAGAGAAAGTCGTGTTTGAAACAGCTATTTCTGAAACAGAAAAGGCCATTTCTGCGACATCAGACCCAGAAAAGGGTACTTTGGAATCAGAGAAAAGTGTTTCTGAATCAGaaaaagacctttttgaaaCATCAAAATCAGAAAACGATATCTCTGAATCAGAAAAGAACCTTTCTCAAGGAGAAAAGTGTGTTTCTGAACCAGAAAAATCTGAGGGAGCTCTAtctgaaacagaaaatgcaatttCTGAAAAACAAGAATCAGTAAAAGATATTTTTGACTCTGAAAAGAGCATTTCTGAACCAGAAAAAGATATCTCTAAATCGGAAATAGGCACGTCTGAATCAGAGACAGCTGTTCTTGAAACAGAAAAGGCCGTTTCTGAGACATCAGACCCAGAAAGGGATACTTTAGATTCAGAGAAAGGTGTTTCTGAATCACAAAAATCAATTTCTGAAACATCAAAATCAGAAAACGATATTTGTGAACCAGAAACATGCCTTTCTCAAGTAGAAAGACGTGTTTCTGGGTCAGAAAACATTGTTTCTGAACCAGAAAAGTCAGAGAGAGTTGTTTCTGAATCAGAGATAGGTGTATCTGAAACAGAAAAGGCCATTTCTGAAAAACCCGAATCAGAAAAGGATATTTCTGAATCTGCAAAGACTGTTTCTGAATCAGAGGAAGGTGTTactgagacagaaaaagaagtTTCTCAATCAGAAATCGGTGTTTCTGAATCAGAAAAAGCCATTtctgaaacattaaaaacagaaaacgaTATTTCTGAATCAGAAAACATAGTTTCTGAACGAGAAAAGTCAGAGGGAGCTGTTTCTGAATCAGAGATAGGTGTATCTGAAACAGAAAAGGCCATTTCTGAAAAAACAGAATCAGAAAAGGATATTTCTGAGTCTGCAAAGACTGTTTCTGAATCAGAGGAAGGTGTTactgagacagaaaaagaagtTTCTGAATCAGAAATTTGCTCAGTTCAAAAGGCTGTTGCAGAGGATTCTGTGGTTCCTAAATCTTCACAACATGTCAAAGGTGATATCATACCTAGTAGCCCTTCTCCACCTGAGCCAGGTTTACCTGAGATAAAAGAGCCCACTATTACTGTACCCACACCCACGGACACTCCAGCCGAGCATTTGCCATCAGAAGCAAGCTCCACTGTCATTACAGACTCTACTCTTAATGCTTCGCAGTCAGAAACAACTGCATCTCCTCAAGACGCACAGATACAAGCAACCCCTCCCTCTGACCTCAACTTTACAGGAGCTGAGGCACCAACCCCTGCTGAAACAGGATCACGTTCCTCTCCTTTATCTGAGTCAGTTGAATTAGTTTTGCCCCCTGAAGCTAAAAAAGCAGAAACCAACATGTCTGCATTGCACACTCTCGCTGATACAAATTCCCTTTCCAACCAGACTCCATCAGAATCGGATAAAGCCCCCAAAACTCCCTCTAGCACAAATGAGCCTACCTCAGAGCCACCTGTGCCTGCTGAAAATAGTAAAACAGAGCCTGAGCAACTGGACACAGGCAGGAGAAACTCAGATCATATCCAGGGTACAAAGGAAAGCAGTGCCAAAGAGTCTGTTGGCAGTGAGAAAACCAATGACCAAATACAGCAAAGTAACTTTTCTGAATCAGCAGAGATCACATCCAAGCAGCCCAAATCGAGCCAGTCTCGCTACCACTCATCCACAGCCAACGTGCTCTCGAGCAGCAACCTCAGAGACGATACCAAGCTGCTCCTGGAGCAGATTTCCGCTAATAGCCAAAGCAGGAATGAGGCTACCAAAGAGTCTCCCGTTACCGATGACGAGAAAGAAGACAAAGCTGACAAAAATGCTAAAAGGGAGAAAGAACGAGGACTCGATAAACTAAACAAAGGGCAAAAATCACCTCAGGAGCGAGAAAAGCTGCTGGAGAGGATCCAGAATATGAGAAAGGAGAGGAAGGTTTACAGTCGATTTGAG ATGACAACTTAA